A window of Xylophilus sp. GW821-FHT01B05 contains these coding sequences:
- the gyrB gene encoding DNA topoisomerase (ATP-hydrolyzing) subunit B, with protein sequence MTDTSKPQTNADAVPHTEPVYEPEIENAVPVEVTSDAYGESSITILEGLEAVRKRPGMYIGDTSDGSGLHHLVFEVVDNSIDEALAGHCDDIVVTIHSDNSISVTDNGRGIPTGVKMDDKHEPKRSAAEIALTELHAGGKFNQNSYKVSGGLHGVGVSCVNALSKMLRLTVRREGKVHVLEFSRGFVQNRIIEQVGGVDVSPMRVIGDTEKRGTEVHFLPDTDIFKENNDFHYEILAKRLRELSFLNNGVRIRLKDERTGKEDDFSGAGGVQGFVQFINKGKTALHPTPFYAAGEKPAETYGGIPGTHIGVEVSMQWNSGYTEQVLCFTNNIPQRDGGTHLTGLRAAMTRVINKYIEENELAKKAKVEVTGDDMREGLCCVLSVKVPEPKFSSQTKDKLVSSEVRAPVEDIVGRLLTDYLLERPNDAKIICGKIVEAARAREAARKAREMTRRKGVLDGMGLPGKLADCQEKDPALCEIYIVEGDSAGGSAKQGRDRKFQAILPLRGKILNVEKARYEKLLTSNEILTLITALGTGIGKATGVGGTAGVDDFNVAKLRYHRIIIMTDADVDGAHIRTLLLTFFYRQMPELVERGHIYIAQPPLYKVKVGKEEQYLKDAGALDSFLLRVALKDASVSTGGDAPRTLSAETLDDLASKHQLAEAVIARLGVFMDAEALRAMADGVALDLDTVESAEASAVALQAKLRELTTNGIPAEVSSEFDVRTDKPILRISRRHHGNVKSSVITQDFVHGADYEALARAAQTFNGLLAPGSIVKRGEGDKAKEEKVTDFRQAMRWLISEAERVTARQRYKGLGEMNPEQLWETTMDPNVRRLLRVQIDDAIEADRVFTMLMGDEVEPRREFIETNALRAGNIDV encoded by the coding sequence ATGACCGACACCTCCAAGCCCCAGACGAACGCCGACGCGGTGCCCCACACCGAGCCCGTCTATGAACCCGAGATCGAGAACGCGGTGCCGGTGGAAGTCACGTCCGACGCCTACGGCGAAAGCTCCATCACCATCCTTGAAGGCCTGGAGGCCGTGCGCAAGCGGCCCGGCATGTACATCGGCGATACCTCCGATGGCTCGGGCCTGCACCATCTGGTGTTCGAGGTGGTGGACAACTCCATCGACGAAGCCCTGGCCGGCCACTGCGACGACATCGTCGTCACCATCCACAGCGACAACTCCATCAGCGTCACCGACAACGGCCGCGGCATCCCGACCGGCGTCAAGATGGACGACAAGCACGAGCCCAAGCGCAGTGCCGCCGAGATCGCGCTGACCGAGCTGCACGCCGGCGGCAAGTTCAACCAGAACAGCTACAAGGTCTCGGGCGGGCTGCACGGCGTGGGCGTGTCCTGCGTCAACGCGCTGTCGAAAATGCTGCGCCTGACGGTGCGACGCGAAGGCAAGGTCCACGTGCTGGAATTCAGCCGCGGCTTTGTGCAGAACCGCATCATCGAGCAGGTGGGCGGCGTGGACGTATCGCCCATGCGCGTCATCGGCGACACCGAGAAGCGCGGCACCGAGGTGCACTTCCTGCCCGACACGGACATCTTCAAGGAAAACAACGATTTCCACTACGAGATCCTGGCCAAGCGCCTGCGCGAGCTGAGCTTCCTGAACAACGGCGTGCGCATCCGCCTGAAGGACGAGCGCACCGGCAAGGAAGACGACTTCTCCGGCGCCGGCGGCGTGCAGGGCTTTGTCCAGTTCATCAACAAGGGCAAGACCGCCCTGCACCCCACGCCTTTCTACGCCGCGGGCGAGAAGCCGGCCGAGACCTATGGCGGCATCCCCGGCACGCACATCGGCGTGGAAGTCTCGATGCAGTGGAACAGCGGCTACACCGAACAGGTGCTCTGCTTCACCAACAACATCCCGCAGCGCGACGGCGGCACCCACCTGACCGGCCTGCGCGCCGCGATGACCCGCGTCATCAACAAGTACATCGAAGAAAACGAGCTGGCCAAGAAGGCCAAGGTCGAGGTCACCGGCGACGACATGCGCGAAGGCCTGTGCTGCGTGCTGAGCGTGAAGGTGCCCGAGCCCAAGTTCAGCAGCCAGACCAAGGACAAGCTGGTCTCCAGCGAAGTGCGCGCGCCGGTGGAAGACATCGTCGGCCGCCTGCTCACCGACTACCTGCTGGAGCGCCCGAACGACGCCAAGATCATCTGCGGCAAGATCGTCGAAGCCGCCCGCGCCCGCGAAGCCGCGCGCAAGGCCCGCGAAATGACGCGCCGCAAGGGCGTGCTCGACGGCATGGGCCTGCCCGGCAAACTGGCCGACTGCCAGGAGAAAGACCCGGCGCTGTGCGAGATCTACATCGTCGAGGGCGACTCCGCCGGCGGCTCGGCCAAGCAGGGCCGCGACCGCAAGTTCCAGGCGATCCTGCCGCTGCGCGGCAAGATCCTGAACGTGGAAAAAGCCCGCTACGAAAAGCTGTTGACCAGCAATGAAATCCTCACGCTGATCACCGCCCTGGGCACCGGCATCGGCAAGGCCACCGGCGTCGGCGGCACGGCCGGCGTGGACGACTTCAACGTTGCCAAGCTGCGCTACCACCGCATCATCATCATGACCGACGCCGACGTGGACGGCGCCCACATCCGCACCCTGCTGCTGACCTTCTTCTACCGCCAGATGCCCGAGCTGGTCGAGCGCGGCCACATCTACATCGCGCAGCCGCCGCTGTACAAGGTCAAGGTCGGCAAGGAAGAGCAGTACCTGAAGGACGCCGGCGCGCTCGACAGCTTCCTGCTGCGCGTGGCGCTGAAGGATGCCAGCGTGAGCACCGGCGGCGACGCCCCGCGCACGCTCAGCGCAGAGACCCTGGACGACCTGGCCAGCAAGCACCAGTTGGCCGAGGCCGTCATCGCCCGCCTGGGCGTCTTCATGGACGCAGAGGCCCTGCGCGCCATGGCCGACGGCGTGGCGCTGGACCTGGACACGGTCGAATCCGCCGAGGCCAGCGCCGTAGCGCTGCAGGCCAAGCTGCGCGAGCTGACCACCAACGGTATCCCAGCCGAAGTCAGCAGCGAATTCGACGTGCGCACCGACAAACCCATCCTGCGCATCAGCCGCCGCCACCACGGCAACGTCAAGAGCAGCGTCATCACGCAAGACTTCGTCCACGGCGCCGACTACGAAGCTTTGGCCCGCGCCGCCCAGACCTTCAACGGCCTGCTGGCGCCCGGCTCCATCGTCAAACGCGGCGAGGGCGACAAGGCCAAGGAAGAAAAAGTCACCGACTTCCGCCAGGCCATGCGCTGGCTCATCAGCGAAGCCGAACGCGTCACCGCCCGCCAGCGCTACAAGGGCCTGGGCGAAATGAACCCCGAGCAGCTCTGGGAAACCACCATGGACCCCAACGTGCGCCGCCTGCTGCGCGTGCAGATCGACGATGCGATCGAAGCGGACCGGGTGTTCACCATGCTGATGGGGGATGAGGTGGAGCCGCGGCGGGAGTTTATTGAGACTAATGCGTTACGGGCGGGGAATATTGACGTCTAA
- a CDS encoding dihydroxyacetone kinase subunit L: MSALPAPTFSVDGPTLKAALARWCQAMTTAAPELNALDARLGDGDLGTTLQRCAENITGALPTSGDSPAAIFKACASACAKASGSSFGTLLAVAFLTAAKSPHAATALDRDAMVAILSAALEALMARGGAKLGDKTMLDSLEAISRALHEAPANADAAMLKSAAHNAATTALDALRNHPNKIGRARMFAQQSVGLDDPGMVAVLRMVEML, from the coding sequence ATGAGCGCTCTTCCCGCCCCCACCTTCTCGGTCGATGGCCCAACGCTGAAGGCAGCCCTGGCACGCTGGTGCCAGGCCATGACCACCGCCGCGCCCGAGCTCAACGCGCTCGACGCCCGCCTGGGCGATGGCGACCTGGGTACCACGCTGCAGCGTTGCGCAGAGAACATCACAGGCGCACTACCCACCTCCGGCGACTCGCCCGCCGCGATCTTCAAGGCCTGCGCATCGGCCTGCGCCAAGGCATCCGGCTCAAGCTTCGGCACGCTATTGGCCGTAGCCTTCCTGACCGCAGCCAAGTCACCCCACGCGGCCACCGCTCTCGACCGTGACGCCATGGTGGCAATACTGTCCGCCGCGCTGGAGGCCCTGATGGCCCGTGGCGGCGCGAAGCTTGGTGACAAGACCATGCTCGACAGTCTGGAGGCGATCAGCCGCGCGTTGCATGAGGCGCCAGCAAATGCTGATGCCGCCATGCTCAAGAGCGCGGCACACAACGCTGCCACCACAGCCCTCGACGCACTACGCAATCACCCCAACAAGATTGGCCGCGCGCGCATGTTTGCGCAGCAGAGTGTGGGTTTGGATGATCCGGGGATGGTGGCTGTGTTGCGGATGGTGGAGATGTTGTAG
- a CDS encoding nucleotide pyrophosphohydrolase, protein MSQELTLQQLALRLQEFASQRDWGQFHSPKNLASALIVEAGELLEHFQWLTEDQSRNLSSEKKRAVAHEMADVLLYLVQMSTTLKIDLLEAAHSKVEINEQKYPVEQARGNNRKYNEL, encoded by the coding sequence GTGTCTCAAGAACTCACGCTTCAGCAACTGGCGCTCCGCCTGCAGGAGTTTGCGAGCCAGCGGGACTGGGGCCAGTTTCATTCCCCTAAGAATCTTGCTTCTGCGTTGATCGTAGAAGCCGGTGAGTTGCTGGAGCACTTTCAGTGGCTCACCGAAGATCAGAGCCGAAATCTCTCCTCCGAGAAGAAGCGGGCCGTGGCGCATGAAATGGCCGACGTTTTGCTCTATCTAGTGCAGATGTCCACGACCTTAAAGATCGACCTGCTCGAAGCAGCGCACTCCAAGGTGGAGATCAACGAGCAGAAATACCCCGTAGAACAAGCACGCGGCAACAATCGCAAGTACAACGAGTTGTAA
- a CDS encoding DUF3883 domain-containing protein: MDWTLIELEAIVADYLHMLTLELAGQNYNKTRHRQALHVKLPDRSSGSLEFKHCNISAVLLDLGYPYIRGYQPRFNYQALLATVVAEQLHDATLLQEAAWAATQQPAVHVGQTEFTHMLEAAPIRRHRASEPTAEYSFKAVKRDYLERETMNRSLGLAGEELVVQFEQWRLHQLGYTKLANRIELVSQARGDGLGYDVLSFEPDGRERFIEVKTTSFGRETPFYVSRGELQLSRQEPLQFHLYRLFDFRKAPRLFDLPGTLDSHCVLDPVSYRASFD; this comes from the coding sequence ATGGACTGGACCCTGATCGAGCTTGAGGCCATCGTTGCCGACTATTTGCATATGCTGACTCTGGAGTTGGCAGGACAAAACTACAACAAAACGCGGCACCGCCAAGCACTGCATGTGAAATTGCCGGATCGCTCATCGGGGTCGCTCGAATTCAAGCACTGCAATATCAGTGCAGTGCTGCTTGACCTCGGTTATCCCTACATCCGGGGCTATCAACCACGTTTCAACTATCAGGCGCTTCTTGCTACGGTGGTTGCGGAGCAGCTACACGACGCGACTCTATTACAAGAAGCTGCATGGGCGGCAACGCAGCAACCGGCAGTGCACGTAGGCCAGACAGAATTTACTCATATGCTGGAGGCTGCTCCGATACGCCGGCACCGTGCATCGGAGCCCACTGCAGAGTATTCATTCAAGGCCGTCAAACGGGACTACCTTGAGCGTGAAACTATGAATCGGTCCTTGGGTTTGGCAGGAGAAGAGCTCGTAGTTCAGTTCGAGCAGTGGCGGCTCCATCAACTAGGCTATACGAAGCTGGCAAACCGGATCGAGCTTGTGTCCCAAGCTCGAGGCGATGGACTGGGCTATGACGTGCTGTCATTTGAACCAGACGGCCGAGAGCGATTCATCGAAGTTAAAACGACGTCCTTCGGGCGTGAAACACCTTTCTATGTGTCTCGCGGGGAGTTGCAACTCTCCCGGCAAGAACCACTGCAGTTCCACCTATATCGCCTGTTTGATTTTCGCAAAGCGCCGCGGCTGTTTGATTTGCCGGGCACTCTGGACAGCCACTGTGTCCTTGACCCCGTTTCCTATCGGGCGTCTTTCGACTAG
- a CDS encoding dihydroxyacetone kinase subunit DhaK, producing MKKILNRPDAYVDEMLQGLCLAHGEALRQIGDDGRVIARTGGAIPGKVGIVTGGGSGHLPVFLGYIGAGLLDACAVGNVFAGPRVADCQAAAEAANGGAGILQLYGNYGGDRMNFDMAQEFLELEGIEVASVRVADDVASAPTAERHKRRGVAGIVYAYKIAGARAAAGGSLEEVRAAAEKAALACRSIGVALTPCVVPESGKPSFTIADDEIEFGMGIHGEPGIWRGKLPTADALAQEMLDRLLPELDLQRGARVAVLVNSLGATPPEELYILYRHIARVLADKGATPVMPLVGRYATSMDMAGASLTLMPLDAELEALLRAPADCPFWRVA from the coding sequence CCAGATCGGTGACGACGGGCGCGTCATCGCGCGCACCGGCGGCGCCATACCCGGCAAGGTCGGCATCGTCACGGGCGGTGGCTCGGGGCACCTGCCGGTGTTCCTGGGCTACATCGGCGCGGGCCTGCTGGACGCCTGCGCCGTCGGCAACGTGTTCGCCGGCCCGCGCGTGGCCGATTGCCAGGCCGCTGCAGAGGCCGCCAATGGCGGCGCCGGCATCCTGCAGCTGTACGGCAACTACGGCGGCGACCGCATGAACTTCGACATGGCGCAGGAGTTTCTTGAGCTGGAAGGCATCGAGGTCGCATCCGTGCGCGTGGCCGACGACGTCGCCAGCGCACCAACTGCCGAGCGCCACAAGCGCCGTGGTGTGGCGGGCATCGTCTACGCCTACAAGATCGCCGGCGCACGTGCGGCTGCGGGTGGCTCGCTGGAAGAAGTGCGCGCGGCGGCGGAGAAAGCCGCACTGGCCTGCCGTTCGATAGGCGTTGCGCTCACCCCTTGCGTGGTGCCCGAATCAGGCAAGCCCTCATTCACCATCGCGGATGACGAAATCGAGTTTGGCATGGGCATCCACGGCGAGCCCGGCATCTGGCGCGGCAAGCTGCCCACCGCCGATGCCCTCGCACAAGAAATGCTCGACCGCCTGCTGCCCGAGCTGGACCTGCAACGCGGCGCCCGCGTCGCCGTACTGGTCAACAGCCTGGGCGCCACGCCGCCCGAAGAGCTCTACATCCTCTACCGCCACATCGCCCGCGTGCTGGCCGACAAGGGCGCCACGCCCGTCATGCCCCTGGTAGGCCGCTACGCCACCTCCATGGACATGGCCGGCGCGTCACTCACCCTGATGCCGCTGGATGCAGAGTTGGAAGCGCTACTGCGCGCGCCGGCCGACTGCCCGTTCTGGAGGGTGGCATGA
- a CDS encoding DNA/RNA helicase domain-containing protein, with translation MIIYQADKRQFLRHAFQDDIEDVVSRHYSHATGQRVSPAELRAWTHSLSHMAKVLNDDEIPDDAGVAIEYQVPQTAKRIDFLITGLDEQRQPKVVIVELKQWSEARISEKDGIIWARRGGRAGETEGAHPSYQAWSYAALLNDFNAAVLDDGIALQPCAYLHNYPQRDGVIDHPSYSPHIERAPLFLKPERDRLQAFIRRHVRHGDSKNLLYRIEHGRIQPSKMLADAVVGLLQGKNEFVLIDDQKLVYESVLEAEARAASATKQVVIVQGGPGTGKSVVAINLLAALIAKGRNARYVSKNAAPRAVFEAKLTGTFKKTRISNLFSGSGAFTDPAVDNFDALIVDEAHRLNEKSGLYGNLGENQVKEIITSARCSVFFVDDDQRVTISDIGHTGELRRWAAALGAQVTELSLASQFRCSGSDGYMAWLDDSLAIRPTANQTLDTTEYDFRVVDSPTELHALIHKKNQAANKARVVAGYCWGWPSKTDPQAFDIDIPEYGYQRRWNLSQDGSLWIVTPGSVEQVGCIHTCQGLELDYVGVIIGPDLGYRDGKIQPNVNGRARSDKSIKGLKSLLKRDPHAAKEMADRIIKNTYRTLMTRGIRGCFVYCTDGALAEYLRARLHAVVPPAIDLTFDAISTAKATNVFPLRTVTAAERAAGSNAAPVIALRFAAGSFSEPQSLEENAEDWVELPDWVSYQTGLFVAQVVGESMNKRIPNGAWCLFRAAPGGTRNGKIVVVQHRSIADPETGGSYTIKRYSSEKILEADGTWRHTRIELAPETDRPGFETIVLEVGEDEEFSVIAEMLMVL, from the coding sequence GTGATCATCTACCAAGCCGACAAGCGCCAGTTTCTACGGCATGCTTTTCAGGACGATATCGAAGACGTTGTTTCACGACATTACAGCCACGCCACAGGCCAACGGGTGAGCCCAGCAGAGTTGCGTGCGTGGACGCATTCGCTGTCGCACATGGCGAAAGTGCTCAACGACGATGAAATCCCAGACGATGCCGGCGTTGCCATCGAGTACCAGGTGCCACAAACCGCCAAACGGATCGATTTCCTCATCACCGGATTGGATGAACAACGCCAGCCCAAAGTAGTCATCGTCGAGCTCAAACAATGGTCCGAAGCACGCATTAGCGAGAAAGACGGCATCATATGGGCGCGCCGGGGCGGCCGCGCCGGAGAAACCGAAGGCGCTCATCCCTCGTACCAGGCGTGGTCTTACGCAGCGCTACTCAATGATTTCAACGCAGCAGTGTTGGATGATGGGATCGCTTTACAGCCCTGCGCCTATCTGCATAACTATCCTCAACGCGACGGGGTTATCGATCACCCCAGCTATTCGCCCCACATCGAACGAGCGCCTCTTTTCCTCAAACCCGAGCGGGATAGGCTGCAGGCCTTCATTCGGCGGCACGTGCGCCATGGTGATAGTAAGAACCTGCTCTATCGCATCGAGCATGGCCGCATCCAGCCATCCAAGATGCTCGCAGACGCAGTGGTTGGTCTTCTTCAAGGCAAAAACGAATTCGTATTGATCGACGACCAGAAGTTGGTATACGAGAGCGTCCTCGAAGCCGAAGCCCGGGCTGCCAGTGCCACCAAGCAGGTCGTCATCGTCCAGGGCGGCCCTGGCACCGGCAAATCGGTCGTGGCCATCAACCTGCTTGCCGCGTTGATCGCCAAGGGCCGGAACGCGCGCTATGTATCCAAGAATGCAGCCCCGCGCGCGGTGTTTGAAGCCAAGTTGACGGGTACTTTCAAGAAAACGCGTATCAGCAACCTCTTCAGTGGGTCAGGCGCATTCACCGATCCCGCCGTGGACAACTTCGACGCATTGATTGTGGATGAAGCCCACCGACTCAACGAGAAATCCGGCCTGTACGGAAATCTTGGGGAGAATCAGGTCAAGGAGATCATCACATCTGCGCGTTGTAGCGTGTTCTTCGTAGATGACGACCAACGTGTCACCATTTCGGACATTGGACACACTGGCGAACTGCGCCGATGGGCCGCTGCGCTGGGTGCCCAAGTCACCGAACTGAGCCTGGCCTCCCAGTTCAGATGCAGTGGTTCCGACGGCTATATGGCATGGCTCGACGACTCCCTGGCCATTCGCCCGACAGCGAACCAGACACTGGACACCACCGAGTACGATTTCCGCGTGGTCGATAGTCCCACCGAGCTACATGCACTGATCCACAAAAAGAACCAAGCAGCAAACAAAGCCCGAGTGGTTGCGGGCTATTGTTGGGGCTGGCCCAGCAAAACCGACCCGCAGGCATTCGACATTGATATCCCCGAGTACGGTTATCAGCGCCGCTGGAATCTCAGCCAAGATGGAAGCCTGTGGATCGTGACGCCAGGTTCCGTGGAGCAAGTCGGGTGTATACACACGTGTCAGGGCTTAGAGTTGGACTACGTGGGTGTGATCATCGGCCCTGACTTAGGGTACCGGGATGGAAAGATCCAACCCAATGTCAATGGTCGTGCCCGATCCGACAAATCCATCAAGGGCCTGAAAAGCCTGCTCAAACGCGATCCGCACGCTGCCAAGGAAATGGCGGATCGCATTATTAAGAACACCTATCGAACTCTGATGACCAGGGGGATACGCGGATGCTTTGTGTACTGCACGGACGGCGCCCTGGCTGAATATCTGCGGGCACGCCTGCATGCGGTTGTCCCGCCGGCTATCGATCTGACCTTTGATGCGATTTCCACTGCCAAAGCAACCAACGTCTTCCCGCTACGCACAGTGACTGCGGCCGAGCGGGCTGCAGGAAGTAATGCGGCCCCCGTGATAGCACTACGCTTCGCCGCAGGCTCTTTCTCTGAACCTCAATCCCTCGAAGAGAATGCAGAGGATTGGGTGGAGTTACCCGACTGGGTGTCTTATCAAACGGGGTTGTTCGTAGCGCAGGTAGTTGGTGAATCTATGAATAAACGGATTCCCAATGGCGCGTGGTGCCTCTTCCGCGCAGCACCTGGAGGCACCCGGAATGGCAAGATCGTAGTGGTGCAACATCGCAGCATCGCGGACCCTGAGACAGGCGGCAGCTACACCATAAAAAGATATTCCAGCGAAAAAATCCTAGAGGCTGACGGAACATGGCGGCATACGCGCATTGAGCTGGCACCAGAAACGGACAGACCGGGGTTCGAGACCATCGTGCTAGAAGTTGGCGAGGACGAGGAGTTTTCGGTGATAGCAGAAATGCTGATGGTGCTCTGA